One Brevibacillus choshinensis genomic window carries:
- the ispG gene encoding flavodoxin-dependent (E)-4-hydroxy-3-methylbut-2-enyl-diphosphate synthase encodes MYKREETKPVFVGGVQIGGQKSVVIQSMTTADTRDVEKTLAEIQRLHDVGCQIVRLAVINEDAARAIKKIKERSPLPLVADIHFDHKLALIALESGIDKIRINPGNIGSKEKTRRVVEACRERNVPIRIGVNSGSVEKRLLDKYGYPSPEAIVESAMDHVEILEDLNYDNIVISLKSSDVPTMIQTYSLMAQKRNYPLHVGVTEAGTQFSGSIKSSVGIGTVLSMGIGDTIRVSLTADPVEEIKVAKQILRSLDIVNNDPVVIACPSCGRCAIDLIGLATKVEDAISTLKVPLKVAVMGCAVNGPGEAREADVGVAGGNGEGLIFRNGEIVRKVKETELFEELMKEINEMVGEQKPTHVG; translated from the coding sequence ATGTACAAGCGCGAGGAGACGAAACCGGTATTTGTCGGAGGCGTACAAATCGGGGGACAAAAAAGCGTAGTCATTCAGTCCATGACGACTGCGGACACGCGTGATGTTGAAAAAACATTGGCCGAGATCCAAAGATTGCACGATGTAGGTTGTCAAATTGTTCGACTGGCTGTCATTAACGAAGATGCAGCGCGTGCGATTAAAAAGATCAAGGAGCGGTCCCCATTGCCGCTCGTCGCTGACATTCACTTCGATCACAAGCTCGCTTTGATTGCGCTGGAAAGCGGGATCGACAAAATCCGGATCAATCCGGGGAATATTGGTTCCAAAGAAAAGACCAGACGCGTCGTTGAGGCCTGCCGAGAACGGAATGTGCCGATCCGAATCGGAGTAAACTCCGGATCCGTAGAAAAGCGGTTGCTTGATAAGTACGGGTATCCTTCACCGGAAGCCATCGTGGAAAGTGCCATGGACCACGTAGAGATACTCGAGGATCTGAACTACGATAACATCGTGATTTCGTTGAAGTCTTCGGATGTTCCGACGATGATTCAGACCTATTCCCTCATGGCTCAAAAACGCAACTACCCGCTGCATGTCGGGGTGACGGAAGCGGGAACGCAATTCTCCGGAAGCATCAAGTCTTCCGTGGGGATCGGTACCGTTCTGTCCATGGGCATCGGCGATACCATCCGCGTGTCCTTGACTGCAGATCCGGTGGAAGAAATCAAGGTTGCCAAGCAAATCTTGCGCAGCCTCGATATCGTCAACAATGATCCAGTGGTGATTGCGTGCCCATCCTGCGGCCGCTGCGCCATCGACCTGATCGGGCTCGCGACAAAAGTAGAGGATGCGATCTCTACCTTGAAGGTTCCATTGAAAGTAGCCGTTATGGGCTGCGCTGTAAACGGACCTGGAGAAGCTCGTGAGGCTGATGTAGGGGTAGCGGGTGGAAACGGTGAAGGTCTGATTTTCCGCAATGGTGAAATTGTTCGGAAAGTCAAGGAAACCGAACTGTTTGAAGAATTGATGAAAGAAATCAATGAAATGGTTGGGGAGCAAAAACCTACGCACGTAGGGTGA
- the rimP gene encoding ribosome maturation factor RimP: MSKVTDIVTELVTPIVDELGLELVDIEYKKEGSNWFLRVFIDNETGNIDIDDCALVSEKLSQILDESDPIPTAYFLEVSSPGAERPLRKDKDFKKAVGRHVHITTKEPIEGASLFEGELISFEDGKLTVKEPKKTYVITLEQIDTARMAIVF; encoded by the coding sequence TTGAGCAAGGTAACGGACATCGTCACCGAACTGGTCACGCCCATTGTTGACGAATTGGGTCTGGAACTGGTTGACATTGAGTACAAAAAGGAAGGCAGCAACTGGTTTCTGCGCGTGTTTATCGACAATGAAACTGGCAACATCGACATCGATGACTGCGCCCTTGTCAGCGAGAAGCTGAGCCAAATACTTGATGAGTCGGATCCGATCCCTACTGCATACTTCTTGGAAGTGTCTTCACCGGGCGCAGAGCGTCCGCTGAGAAAAGATAAAGACTTTAAGAAGGCTGTTGGAAGGCACGTTCACATCACGACAAAAGAGCCAATAGAAGGAGCCAGCCTGTTCGAGGGCGAACTGATATCCTTTGAGGACGGCAAGCTGACTGTAAAGGAACCAAAGAAGACGTATGTGATCACACTTGAACAAATTGACACGGCTCGGATGGCAATCGTCTTTTAA
- the rseP gene encoding RIP metalloprotease RseP, with amino-acid sequence MPFPNLDSVESILAIVVVFGVLVFVHELGHFLLAKKAGILCREFALGMGPKIFRVKRGETEYTLRLLPIGGLVRMAGEDPEMDMIKPHMEVSVERDAVGKVTHILLDGPGAGSARAIAGTVVSFDLEQALSLTLEIDGESRTFSVHPQAQLVKDGQEVQIAPLNRQFKGKTVSQRFWAIFAGPAANFILAFLLFVAIGLIYGVPKDIPYLGEVRAGGPAAQAGLHQGDKVIAIDGKPVASWKEIVEIVSQSPGKELKFDYERNGQRHTVPVKVSKDENNVGKIMVTNSLTYAPGEALKYGASSTYEFTMMILKSLGMLFTGSVGINDLSGPVGIFKMTGEFAQQGLAILMKWAAVLSINLGLFNLLPLPALDGGRLAFLAVEALRGRPVDPHKEGMVHFLGFAFLMLLILVVTWNDLQRFFFQ; translated from the coding sequence GCGATTGTAGTCGTTTTTGGGGTACTCGTATTCGTGCATGAACTGGGACATTTCCTGCTGGCGAAAAAAGCGGGAATACTTTGCCGTGAATTTGCACTTGGCATGGGGCCCAAAATTTTTCGCGTGAAGCGGGGAGAAACGGAATACACACTTCGTCTGCTGCCAATCGGTGGATTAGTCCGGATGGCTGGCGAAGACCCTGAGATGGATATGATCAAACCCCACATGGAAGTCAGTGTAGAGCGAGACGCGGTGGGGAAGGTCACACATATCCTCCTGGATGGGCCGGGTGCAGGCTCGGCTCGAGCTATCGCGGGAACAGTCGTCAGCTTCGATCTGGAACAAGCGCTGAGCTTGACGCTTGAAATCGATGGTGAATCGCGCACGTTCTCCGTGCATCCGCAGGCTCAATTGGTGAAAGATGGACAAGAGGTTCAGATCGCACCACTAAACAGACAGTTCAAAGGAAAGACGGTATCGCAACGCTTTTGGGCGATTTTCGCCGGTCCTGCCGCCAACTTTATTTTGGCGTTTCTGCTGTTTGTCGCGATTGGGCTGATTTACGGCGTCCCCAAAGACATTCCTTACCTTGGCGAAGTGAGAGCGGGAGGTCCCGCTGCACAAGCCGGGTTGCACCAAGGGGATAAAGTCATCGCCATTGACGGAAAGCCTGTTGCTTCGTGGAAAGAGATCGTAGAAATCGTCAGCCAGTCTCCGGGCAAAGAGCTGAAATTTGATTACGAGAGAAATGGGCAGCGTCATACCGTCCCTGTCAAGGTAAGCAAAGACGAAAACAACGTAGGGAAAATCATGGTGACCAATTCGTTGACCTATGCGCCCGGGGAAGCCTTGAAATACGGCGCTTCGTCTACGTACGAATTTACCATGATGATCCTGAAAAGCCTGGGAATGCTCTTCACCGGTTCTGTAGGGATCAATGATTTGAGTGGGCCGGTTGGAATCTTCAAGATGACAGGTGAGTTCGCTCAGCAGGGCCTTGCAATCCTGATGAAATGGGCTGCTGTCCTGAGTATCAACTTAGGATTGTTCAACCTGCTGCCGCTCCCGGCACTGGATGGTGGACGCCTTGCGTTTTTGGCAGTGGAAGCCCTGCGTGGCCGCCCTGTCGATCCGCACAAAGAAGGAATGGTTCACTTTCTCGGGTTTGCGTTCTTGATGCTCTTGATTTTGGTTGTAACTTGGAATGACCTGCAACGGTTTTTCTTCCAATAA
- a CDS encoding PolC-type DNA polymerase III, translating into MDRTQEQKQRFSLLVKQMDLPAEWVERFFLDGQIDKLELYKQNREWVFRFTLPKMLPADVFHAFTQRLTQTFSHLAKVDASFRYGQKPPLNQIVDEYWDLLLAKVEPALNSLAVTMKTARKEVEQQEIKVYLPTEMTVEVAKKKKADNELLATFQKVTDTSPRFSFHAEESDEAYKAFVEQRNEEERALVEVVMTAAAAESKASDKTEAITTLMMGYEIKDAPIPINEIQDEERRVVIQGTVFNVEVKELRSGRHLLTFNISDYTDSLTVKMFSRDKEDVKMLEALKDGMWVKVRGSVQHDTFIRDLVMNANDLNQIEQVVRRDTAEEKRVELHCHTPMSALDAVASVKSLVSTAAKWGHPAIAITDHGVVQAFPEAYSVAKKNNIKCILGMEAYVIEDGIDIVYNLTSENNMTIDEHTEYVVFDTETTGLNAAEHTIIEIAAVKMKGSEIVDQWTDLIDPQLEIGPKTTEITGITNEMLRGKDTLDVVLRKFKDFTGDAILVAHNAEFDKAFINACAKRIGMEPWNNAFLDTLPLARMMYKGMRNYRLGSLAKKFNVELINAHRALDDTIALAHVFQQMLKDIKEAEIKTLAEMNERSNAEADYKSGRPFHATILVQNKEGLKNLYKLVSRSHVETFFRWPRIQRSQLSKHREGLLIGTACKDGELMQAILRGKSPEELKEVAAFYDYLELQPIAHYSPLLRNEEIPSLETMKGYHRMIVEMGKELGKPVVATGDVHFLNPQDEIFRDVFLLSKGDPTAGNQPPLYLHTTDEMLEAFSFLGEETAHEIVVTNTNAIADLIEDVSPIPDKLYTPIIEGADDELRQMCYDKAKRLYGDPLPELVEHRLEKELNSIIKHGFGVIYLISQRLVTKSLTDGYLVGSRGSVGSSFVATMSDITEVNPLPPHYRCPNCKHSEFITDGSIASGFDLPDKECPSCGTSYAKDGQDIPFETFLGFKGDKVPDIDLNFSGDYQPRAHKYTQELFGADYVYRAGTIGTVAEKTAYGYVRKYADERKMTLRNAEIARIVNGCTGVKRTTGQHPGGIIVVPDYMEIEDFCPIQFPADDNESEWRTTHFDFHSIHDNLLKLDILGHDDPTVIRMLQDLTGMDPKTIPLDDKKTMSIFSSTEALGITPEQIGTNMGTLGIPEFGTKFVRQMLEDTKPTTFAELVQISGLSHGTDVWLNNAQDLIRNGTCKLPDVIGCRDDIMVYLIYKGLEPSRAFKIMESVRKGKGVPEDDQVEMRNNNVPEWYIQSCQRIKYMFPKAHATAYVMMAVRIAYFKVHRPLEFYATYFTVRADDFDIPLMVKGSAAIRQKIEEIEGKGHDAQPKEKSLLTVLEMALEMVERGFRFANVDLYASDATRFLIDGDSLIAPFNALPGLGTNAAISIVEARAQGEFLSKEDLLSRSKISKTILEYLEEQGALKGLPESNQLSLF; encoded by the coding sequence GTGGATCGTACACAAGAGCAAAAACAGCGTTTCTCCCTGCTGGTGAAACAAATGGATCTGCCAGCGGAATGGGTGGAGCGTTTTTTTCTGGATGGACAGATTGATAAACTGGAGCTGTACAAGCAAAATCGGGAGTGGGTGTTTCGCTTCACTCTGCCGAAAATGCTGCCTGCGGATGTCTTTCACGCCTTTACGCAGCGCTTGACGCAGACTTTTTCACATCTCGCCAAGGTGGATGCGAGCTTTCGCTATGGGCAAAAACCACCGCTGAATCAAATCGTCGATGAGTATTGGGATCTGCTTCTGGCAAAAGTGGAGCCTGCTTTGAATTCTTTGGCAGTAACCATGAAAACGGCGAGAAAGGAAGTAGAGCAGCAAGAGATCAAAGTCTACCTGCCGACTGAAATGACGGTAGAAGTAGCGAAGAAAAAGAAAGCTGACAATGAGCTGTTAGCGACCTTTCAAAAGGTGACGGACACATCTCCCCGATTCTCATTCCACGCGGAAGAGAGCGATGAAGCTTACAAGGCCTTCGTCGAGCAGCGCAACGAAGAAGAACGCGCGCTGGTGGAAGTCGTGATGACAGCTGCAGCGGCAGAGAGCAAAGCTTCCGATAAGACCGAAGCCATCACGACGCTCATGATGGGATATGAAATCAAGGATGCTCCCATTCCGATTAACGAAATTCAGGATGAAGAGCGCCGCGTCGTGATTCAAGGTACCGTGTTTAACGTGGAGGTCAAGGAGCTTCGCAGTGGCCGCCATTTGCTGACGTTCAATATTTCCGACTATACGGATTCCCTTACCGTCAAGATGTTTTCCCGTGACAAGGAAGATGTCAAGATGCTGGAAGCCCTCAAGGACGGCATGTGGGTAAAGGTACGAGGAAGCGTGCAGCATGATACCTTCATTCGAGATTTGGTGATGAATGCCAATGATTTGAATCAGATCGAGCAAGTGGTACGCCGCGATACCGCCGAGGAAAAGCGGGTGGAGCTGCACTGCCATACTCCCATGAGCGCGCTGGACGCGGTTGCCTCTGTCAAATCACTGGTATCGACAGCAGCGAAATGGGGACATCCTGCCATTGCGATCACGGACCATGGGGTCGTGCAGGCATTCCCGGAAGCTTATTCCGTCGCAAAGAAAAACAACATCAAGTGTATCCTCGGGATGGAAGCCTACGTCATCGAGGATGGCATTGATATCGTGTACAATCTCACTTCTGAAAATAACATGACAATAGATGAACATACCGAATATGTGGTTTTCGATACGGAGACGACGGGGCTAAATGCTGCCGAGCATACGATCATTGAAATCGCGGCTGTCAAGATGAAAGGTTCCGAGATCGTCGACCAATGGACAGATCTGATTGATCCGCAGTTGGAAATCGGACCTAAAACAACCGAAATTACGGGGATCACCAACGAGATGCTGCGAGGCAAGGATACGCTCGACGTCGTGCTTCGCAAATTCAAAGACTTTACGGGGGATGCCATCCTGGTAGCTCACAATGCGGAATTCGATAAAGCCTTTATCAACGCTTGTGCCAAACGGATCGGCATGGAGCCATGGAACAACGCTTTCCTGGACACATTGCCGCTGGCCCGCATGATGTACAAAGGAATGCGGAACTACCGCCTTGGCTCTCTGGCGAAAAAATTCAACGTCGAGCTGATCAACGCTCACCGTGCCTTGGATGATACCATTGCCCTCGCACATGTGTTCCAGCAAATGCTCAAGGACATCAAGGAAGCTGAAATCAAGACGCTCGCTGAAATGAATGAACGGAGCAATGCCGAAGCCGACTATAAAAGCGGGCGTCCTTTCCACGCAACGATCCTTGTCCAAAACAAGGAGGGCCTAAAAAACCTGTACAAGCTGGTGAGCCGCTCCCATGTGGAGACATTCTTCCGCTGGCCGCGCATTCAACGAAGCCAATTATCGAAGCACAGAGAGGGTCTGCTGATAGGAACGGCATGTAAAGACGGGGAGCTCATGCAAGCCATCCTGCGGGGGAAATCTCCGGAAGAGCTGAAGGAAGTAGCGGCCTTTTACGACTATTTGGAGCTGCAGCCGATCGCACATTATTCTCCCTTGCTGCGCAATGAGGAGATCCCGAGCCTGGAGACGATGAAGGGCTACCATCGCATGATTGTGGAGATGGGCAAAGAGCTCGGCAAGCCGGTCGTTGCGACAGGAGATGTGCATTTCCTGAATCCGCAGGACGAAATCTTCCGCGATGTCTTCCTGCTTTCCAAGGGGGATCCAACGGCAGGCAATCAACCGCCGCTCTACCTGCATACGACTGATGAGATGCTGGAGGCCTTCTCATTCTTAGGGGAGGAGACCGCGCACGAAATCGTCGTAACCAATACAAATGCGATTGCCGATCTGATTGAAGATGTCAGCCCGATTCCGGACAAGCTGTATACGCCGATCATCGAAGGGGCTGACGATGAGCTTCGCCAAATGTGCTACGACAAAGCGAAACGTCTCTATGGAGATCCGTTGCCGGAATTGGTGGAGCACCGACTGGAAAAAGAACTGAACAGCATCATCAAGCACGGATTCGGCGTGATTTATTTGATTTCCCAGCGTTTGGTGACGAAATCCCTGACAGATGGGTATCTCGTTGGTTCGCGGGGATCGGTAGGCTCCTCTTTCGTCGCTACGATGTCCGACATCACCGAGGTAAACCCGCTGCCGCCGCATTATCGTTGCCCGAATTGCAAGCACAGCGAATTCATCACAGACGGCTCGATCGCCTCTGGTTTCGACTTGCCGGATAAAGAATGCCCGTCTTGCGGGACGAGCTATGCGAAGGATGGACAGGATATTCCGTTCGAGACGTTCCTGGGCTTTAAAGGTGACAAGGTTCCGGATATTGACTTGAATTTCTCGGGTGATTATCAGCCTCGCGCGCATAAATACACCCAGGAACTGTTTGGTGCCGACTATGTATACCGTGCAGGGACGATCGGTACCGTAGCGGAAAAGACGGCGTACGGGTATGTGCGAAAGTATGCGGATGAGCGCAAGATGACCCTGCGCAATGCGGAAATCGCACGCATTGTCAATGGCTGTACGGGCGTCAAACGCACGACGGGACAGCACCCGGGGGGGATCATCGTTGTGCCGGACTACATGGAAATCGAGGACTTCTGCCCGATTCAGTTCCCGGCAGACGATAACGAGTCAGAATGGCGCACGACACATTTCGACTTCCACTCGATCCATGACAACCTGCTCAAGCTGGATATTCTGGGTCACGACGATCCGACAGTCATCCGGATGCTGCAGGATCTGACGGGGATGGACCCGAAGACCATTCCGCTGGATGACAAGAAGACGATGTCCATTTTCAGCTCGACAGAAGCACTGGGTATTACCCCGGAGCAGATTGGCACGAATATGGGAACACTGGGCATTCCTGAGTTTGGTACCAAGTTCGTTCGTCAAATGCTCGAGGATACCAAGCCGACCACGTTTGCCGAGCTTGTGCAGATTTCCGGACTGTCGCACGGAACGGACGTATGGCTCAACAACGCGCAAGACTTGATTCGCAATGGTACGTGTAAGCTCCCGGATGTTATCGGGTGTCGTGACGACATCATGGTCTATTTGATTTACAAAGGACTGGAGCCGTCGCGCGCATTTAAAATCATGGAGTCCGTGCGGAAAGGAAAAGGGGTACCGGAGGACGATCAGGTGGAGATGCGCAATAATAATGTCCCCGAGTGGTACATCCAGTCCTGCCAGCGGATCAAGTACATGTTCCCAAAAGCGCACGCGACCGCTTACGTGATGATGGCTGTCCGCATCGCCTACTTCAAGGTGCATCGTCCGCTGGAATTTTACGCGACTTACTTCACTGTACGGGCAGATGATTTTGATATTCCGCTGATGGTGAAAGGCTCTGCAGCGATTCGCCAAAAAATCGAAGAAATCGAGGGCAAAGGACACGATGCGCAGCCGAAGGAAAAATCGCTGCTGACAGTTCTGGAGATGGCGCTTGAGATGGTGGAGCGCGGCTTCCGTTTTGCAAATGTCGATTTGTATGCTTCTGACGCGACACGCTTCTTGATCGATGGCGATTCTTTGATTGCGCCGTTCAACGCGCTTCCGGGATTGGGTACCAATGCCGCCATCAGCATCGTGGAAGCCAGAGCGCAGGGTGAGTTCCTATCCAAGGAAGACTTGCTCTCTCGCTCCAAGATCTCGAAAACCATTTTGGAGTACCTGGAAGAGCAGGGAGCGCTGAAAGGGCTGCCTGAATCCAATCAGCTATCCCTGTTCTGA
- a CDS encoding proline--tRNA ligase has translation MKQSQMLIPTLREVPADAEIASHKLLLRAGMARQLASGIYTYLPLALRSLHKIQAIVREEMNNAGAQELLMPAMQPAELWHQTGRWDVYGPELVRLRDRHDRSFALGPTHEEVITSLVRDEINSYKKLPINLYQIQTKFRDEVRPRFGLIRCREFIMKDAYSFDTTQEGLDRNFQAMYDAYTNIFTRVGLNFRAVEADAGAIGGKGTYEFMALCDIGEDTIAYSEEGDFAANLEKAEVVYNPAAKPEAETPAAEKIHTPGVKTIEQLTAALKIEAKQIVKSLIYRVDDKLVMVLVRGDHELNEIKLKNLYDATFVGLATEADILSVTGAPAGFVGPVGIDGEKVEIIADNNVQDVHDGVVGANETDYHLQHVEAGRDFTVSRYTDLRNITEEDTCPRTGGAIKFARGVEVGHVFKLGTKYSKAIGATFLDENGRSQPMIMGCYGIGVSRTIAAVIEQNNDENGIIWPVAVAPFHVHVIPVNVKVEEQRQTSEQITEVLRKAGVEVLFDDRPERAGVKFKDADLIGLPLRITVSDKAVEEGTVEVRVRKTGETVHVQLDDIAAEVKALLARVDHTGAALFGQ, from the coding sequence TTGAAGCAAAGCCAAATGTTGATTCCTACCCTGCGGGAAGTACCTGCTGACGCAGAGATTGCCAGCCACAAGCTGCTGCTGCGCGCCGGTATGGCACGTCAGCTGGCATCCGGTATTTATACGTACCTGCCGCTGGCACTCCGCTCCCTGCATAAAATCCAAGCCATCGTGCGTGAAGAAATGAACAACGCTGGCGCTCAAGAGCTGCTGATGCCCGCCATGCAGCCTGCAGAACTGTGGCACCAAACAGGCCGCTGGGATGTTTACGGTCCTGAGCTGGTGCGTTTGCGCGATCGCCACGACCGTTCCTTCGCTCTGGGGCCGACTCACGAAGAGGTCATTACCAGCCTGGTACGCGATGAAATCAATTCGTACAAAAAGCTGCCAATCAACCTGTACCAAATCCAAACGAAGTTCCGTGATGAAGTACGTCCTCGCTTCGGCTTGATTCGTTGCCGCGAGTTCATCATGAAAGACGCTTATTCGTTTGATACGACACAAGAAGGTCTGGATCGCAACTTCCAAGCGATGTACGATGCGTACACCAACATCTTTACTCGTGTGGGCCTGAATTTCCGCGCAGTCGAAGCGGATGCAGGTGCGATCGGTGGAAAAGGTACGTATGAATTCATGGCCTTGTGCGACATTGGGGAAGATACCATCGCTTATTCGGAAGAGGGAGATTTTGCTGCGAATCTGGAGAAGGCAGAAGTGGTGTACAACCCTGCTGCCAAGCCAGAGGCAGAAACCCCTGCTGCTGAAAAGATCCATACACCAGGTGTCAAAACGATCGAGCAGCTGACTGCTGCCCTAAAGATCGAAGCTAAACAGATCGTGAAAAGCTTGATCTATCGCGTAGATGATAAGCTCGTCATGGTACTGGTTCGCGGAGATCACGAATTGAATGAAATCAAACTGAAAAACCTGTACGATGCGACATTCGTAGGGCTGGCGACAGAGGCAGACATTTTGTCCGTTACAGGTGCTCCAGCGGGTTTTGTAGGTCCAGTAGGCATTGATGGAGAGAAAGTAGAAATCATCGCCGATAACAATGTTCAGGATGTTCATGATGGCGTGGTAGGAGCCAACGAAACGGATTATCACCTTCAACACGTGGAGGCGGGACGTGATTTTACCGTTTCCCGTTATACGGATCTGCGGAATATCACCGAAGAAGACACTTGCCCTCGTACTGGCGGTGCTATCAAGTTTGCACGCGGTGTCGAAGTGGGTCACGTGTTCAAGCTCGGCACGAAATATTCCAAGGCGATTGGCGCAACCTTCCTCGATGAGAATGGCCGCAGTCAACCGATGATCATGGGCTGCTACGGAATTGGGGTATCCCGAACGATCGCGGCTGTCATTGAACAGAACAACGATGAGAATGGAATCATTTGGCCAGTCGCTGTGGCACCTTTCCACGTGCACGTGATTCCGGTCAATGTTAAAGTAGAAGAGCAGCGTCAGACCAGCGAACAGATCACTGAAGTATTGCGTAAGGCAGGCGTGGAAGTATTATTTGACGACCGCCCAGAGCGCGCAGGAGTGAAGTTCAAGGATGCTGACTTGATCGGATTGCCGCTGCGAATTACGGTATCTGACAAAGCTGTGGAAGAAGGAACCGTAGAGGTACGTGTTCGCAAAACGGGCGAAACTGTTCATGTACAGCTCGACGATATCGCGGCTGAAGTAAAAGCGCTGCTGGCTCGCGTCGATCATACCGGTGCTGCACTCTTTGGTCAGTAA